The DNA sequence CTGGTCACTGATTCTCCAACAATTCCCGAATATAAAATATCACTGATTCATTCGCACAACAAACTGGCACATGCGATGGATATTCTCACGAGAAATCATTCACCGGAAATTGATACTCGTCAGTCTCATGATACAGCAGAACTGTCTCTGCGAACGGCACTGCGGTTACAAAAAGAACTGGCAGAACAGTTTCCTGAATCAGCCGAGCACAATCAGTGGCTGGCTAAATTTGAACTCGAACTGGCGATGATCGTCGGCAAGAAAGGAAACACCGAAGAAGCAATCACACTCTATAAGCATGCACTCCAGATTCTGGAACCTGCCTGGAAAAAACAGTCTGGACCTCCCAAACAGCTGGCTGGGATCATCGACGCCACTGAGGAACTGGCACTGCTCTACCATCAGACAGGCTCGGATGTCGACAGTTGGCTGATGTGGAATAAGTTCGATGAATATGAGAAAGAATTCGAGCAGCAGTTTCCCAATTTGAATCTGGAAAATTTTCGGGGGAATCATCCTGAGCCTAATCGTGGCGGCCCCGGGCCAGGCAGACCCGGCCACGGCCCACCTCATGAACGTCGCCCTCCTCGGCCAGGTGGCCCCGGTCAAAACAATGGCCGACGTCCGCCTCGTTAGAACTTTGCTAACCTGACGAATCCTTTGACTTACCCCAGAAGCGGGACCATTTACCCCACATAGTGGGCCGTCGACTCAAGCGACGCCGCACGCTTTTCCCATTGAGAAAACGTACCAGATCAATGCTTAACTCATCTGCTGACTGATACCGCTGTCCTACAGGGGAGACACAGTTCAAGATGATGTTTTCATAATCCGTTGGAATATCTTTAACCAGTTCACAGGGTCTTGCGGGTTCCGAATGCATGATCCGTTCAATCAACTCACTGCTGCTTCGGGCACTAAAAGCCGGTATGCCTGTCACTAATTCGTAAAGAGTCATTCCCAGAGAGTACAAATCACTCTGTTCGTTGACTACGCCATTTAAGCGATCAGGAGACTGATTACGTAAGGTCAGAGTCTGTTGTTGCTTCAATGCCCCTTCCGCAAACTGAGGGAGGGCGAACCCGGTCAACCAGCAGTCCCAGTCCGCATTCACCAGAACATTCTCCGGGCGAAAATCATTGTGCAATACCCCATGATTGTGAGCGTAGCGTAATGCATTAGATAACTGAAGTGCGATCAATGCCGATACCCGCCAACGATCACTCTCTAATGCATGCGTCACAGCCTGTATCTGTTGTCTGTTTTGCTGTGATTCATCCCGGTCCCCCGTTAAAGACGAAGCAGCCCCAGAGAAACAGGCGATTACCTGATTGAGACCAACTCCCTGTACCTGCTGCAGCACAGCGTACGAATACCCCTGGTCTTCTCCAGTACTGTAGATGGATATAATGTTTTTGTGCTGCAAGCGAAATGTCAGATGGGCTTCCCGTTTGAACCGGTCCCGCCAGCGTGGCGTCAATTCCGATTTCCAGGGCATCAACTTCACAGCCACCGGTCGTCGTTGTGCTCCCTGCACTGCCTCGAAAAACAGGGCGGTGCGACTGCGACTCATTTCGCGAATCAACTGACAATTTCCCAGCTGCCTCAGCTTCAGACAATCAGCAGACTGCTGTTTGAGACAGTCGATTTCCTGATTCCCCTTCCACTCTTCCATCGCAATCAGAACAGGAAAACTCTCTCGGATTTCTGTAGCATATTCTGGATAGCTATCGGCATAGTCATCAATGGAGGGATTCAACCAGCGACGATATTCATCCACAAATTGAGTCGCCAGTTCCTCAAGCGTACAGTATCCCGAGTCAGTCCCAGCAGTGCCGTTTCTTTGCGTTAATAGCTCAGTATTCATGATGAACCTTCATGAGCGTCTGGAGTCGCTTTTTAGCCTCGATTCAAATCGACCCATATTACGAGGATTCAAAGAATGAGACTGTGGGACACAGATTGAGCCATAACTAAGACATTGAAATGGCGTATCTGCTTTCTGGCAGGTCACTTATGACATACAAGTGGGGAGGAAACAAGATCATAAGTGGGCCCGTAAAGCTTATAACGCTCTGAGAGGAAGCAGAACTACTGAAAAACAGAGATTTCTCGCAGCCTCGTCGTTCGCCTGTACCAGCGGAGGAAAGCCTATTCCAGTTCCAGCTCCTGATAGCGAGCGTCCTTTCCGAGGACTGTCCCCCAGACCCGATCTGAAGCCTGATGACGCGAGGGACCGAAATTGATGATCGGCCCAATCCCCAGATCCAGATTCTTGATCTGCTCCAGAGCGTCAATCAGATTCTCCGTCGTGACGGCCTTTCCTGACGCCTGCAGTTTTTTCAGACCTTCAACCAGACATTCAGCGGCCAGATACCCCTCCAGAGATACGAATCCTGGTTTGGAAAGCGGGTAATATTTTTTCAGAGAATCGCGATAGCGTAAGACCCCGGTTGCACTCGAAAGATAGTAGGGTACAACTTGAGTGACGATTACGCCCTCCGCGTATTTAGCCCCCATTTCTTTGAACTGCTGGGCCAGCAGTTCACTTCCGACGAATGAGACAGCTGCCGTCTGGATCTTCAGCTTGCGATCTTTGATCTGCTGAACCATCAGTGCGGCTGGCTTGAATGTCGCTACTATAATCAGGGCCTCAACCCGGTTCTGATTCTGGACGATCTGCTCGACCGCATCGGTGATCTGAGTTGTATTCCGGTCATAGCCTACGCGAAGAATATTTTCCGGCTGGATCTTATATTTCTCCAGTGCCTTGGCTACACCGGCGAAGCCATCATCGCCGAATGAATCGTTCTGTGCAAAGACTGCGATCTTATCAGGAGCAATTCGCTGCTTCTCAACAAAGTAATGCACCATAGCCGCTGTTTCATCGGCATAACTGGCTCGCAGATTAAATACATAACGATCAGGTGGATCGCGGCGGAGGGCCTGTGCACCGGTAAATGGAGCGAAGAACAGATGCTGATGCTCATTCGCATACGGGACCGATGCTTTCGCTGTAGGAGTCCCCACATTTCCAATTACCGCGAAAATCTGATCCTCTTCAAACAGGTGCTGCATGTTTGCGAGGGCCTGATCGGGTTCATACCCGTCGTCCTTGACCACGAGTTCAATCTGACGCCCCCCAATGCCTCCTTCATCATTGACTCGCTTGAAACAGGCTTGCATCCCCATGACCATGTTATTGCCCAGTTCCTTGTTGGCTCCGGTCATAGCCGTCGAGGTTCCCAGTAGGATTTTCTCTGCTGTAACTCCCTGTCCGGAAGGTCCAGCATTCACCTGGGGTGCGACCGATTTTCCCGCTTCCTGATTTTGATTTCCGTTCCAGAAATACCAGGGAACCAGTGTCAAAAGTAAAAAGGTCACCAGGAACACGACACCATTAAATACGTTTTTCCGCCAGCCACCAGACACCCGGGGTTTTGCATGTGCCCGGTCCAGTTCTTTCTGACTGAGCACTGTGGTATCGCCGTACTTTTCGGAATTAGCCGTTATCGCCTTCAGATCGACCAGCATCTCCTGAGCGGACTGATAGCGATCTTCCGGTTTCTTTGCCATGGATTTCTGCACGATGGCGGCACATTTATCCGGAATCTGTGCATTCACGTTTCGAGGATCCAGCAGATCGGCATGACAGTGAGCATACATAATCTGTACGATGCTGCCCGCGTCTTCGTAGGGATGATCGCCCGTCAGTAGAGTGTAGTATGTTGCGCCCAGGGAATAGATATCGCTGCGTAAATCAACGGGTTTAGACTCACACTGTTCAGGGCTCATGAAGTAAGGCGTCCCGATGAGTTGCCCGTCTTGAGTCAGCTGAAGTGACTGCTGAACGACCCGTTTTGCCAGACCAAAGTCAGCGACCTTGATCGTGCCATGTCGGGACTGCAAGAGGTTCCCGGGTTTGATGTCCCGGTGTACCAGCCCCGAAGTATGAGCGACCATCAAGCCTTCACAGGCATCAGCAATAATGCGTGTTGCCTGAAGGGGTGAATAGGGGCCGATAGTCTCCAGATGATCGTCGGTGCTGCCACCGGTCATCAGTTCCATGACGATATAATGGACATCCCCTTCCTGCCCGATATCGTGAATCGAGACAATATGAGGATGCGTCAAACGGCCGGCAGCCCGGGCTTCCGCCAGAAACCGTTCCAGCATATTTTTATCGGAGGCTAATTCAGCCGGCAGTAGCTTGATGGCGACTTCGCGGCCGATGGTATCATCGTAAGCACGATAGACGACCCCCATACCGCCCTGGCCCAGGAGACCGGTAATTTCATATTTCCCCAGTTTCCTGCCAATCCAGGCAGCAGCTTTCTCTGCGGAAGGGCCTCCCATCTGCTGCGCAGATTTGCTGGCAGCACTGTCGACACCGATGACGGTCTTGTCGATTTCCTTGATATCAATGAGGGGAAACTGATCGACAGTCTCTTCTTCATCTACATTGACCGGAGGAAATTCGTCCACAGTTTCTTCACCATCCAGGGGATCTTTAAAACCTTCGTCCGACACGGTTCTAATTTCCTGAGACCATAAGCCTCAATCATTTGGTTACGGCTAAAAGTAACCCCACGGGGTGCCCGCCACCCGACATATTCTTTTGATCAGATCAGGATCATCGAATATCAAGGAGGTATTGATAGATATACAGAATCATCGTTCATAAAAAAAATTTACGCAATCGATTTTTTTTATTCTCAGATGATTATTCACGAAAACTCAGTAGCCCGAAGGAATGTGCAGTCTCAGCACTTCTTTTCTACCCTCAATAACGGCAGAATGTTTGAGATGCTATCTGTTTTTCACTGAGTTTTTGTGAATTAAATCGTATTTCCAGGCTCCGCCAATGTGTAAATTGGGGGCTGGTATAATCCGTGTAACCCCTGTGATCGCAAGACTCTTTGAACCAGAGTGATGCTAGTGCGGGAATCAGACCACACACGATTACCTGCTGGAGACGCGCAGACGGACGGTTTTCAGGTCGAGTAAGGCACTGTTGATTTTACCCTGACTCTGAACCGTCAAGCGGGTCTTTCCGGCAGGCAGTGTAATGGTGCCAATTCTGCTATTCTGATAGACATCCCAGGTTCCCGTGGAGGGCACAGTCCAGAACAGCTGTTCTTCCCCTGTTTCCAAAAGCAGACGATTACCGGCTGGCCCGGGGGGGCAGGCAAATTCCAGATAGACGTCATACGGACCTGCTTGAGGGACATCCAGAGTCCAGACTGCCCGGTCATTCTCACTCTGCCAGTATCCGAGATTCTTATACTTGCTCTCAAACTTGAGAGTAGAACCATAGATTTCTGCCAGCTGAGGGGTCAAAAAGTAGTCGCCGCGCAATGCTTCCGCGACTACGACAGCCGGTTCGTTACCCGGAAATGTTTTTCTGGGTAATTTTGTTGAATTCAAATATGCGATCACATCCGCCAGATTCTGAGGCGTCATATCCTTTTCCAGCCCTTCGGGCATCAGTGACTTACCGGTACTGATCAACTCTTCCAGATCGGTGCGGAGCAGCGTCTTCGTCTTGCCATCACTTTGCACCAGCGAAATACTCTCGCCACTTTCAGACGCCAGTAAGCCGTTAAATGTCAGTCCGTCTTCAGTTACGGCCAGATAACTGATGTATTTATTCTCCACAGCACGATTCGGATCCAGAATCGCCGTCAGCAGTGCCTGAGGCGATTTGTCTGTCAAGGCTGTCAGATCAGGACCGATTGGTTTGCCCTCATTGTTGAGCTGGTGACAGACAGCACAGCGTTTCACAAATACTTGATGCCCTGCTTCAGTATTTCCAGTCAGTGCGACCACCTCAGCGTGCTCTTTGACGACCCT is a window from the Gimesia benthica genome containing:
- a CDS encoding serine/threonine protein kinase produces the protein MNTELLTQRNGTAGTDSGYCTLEELATQFVDEYRRWLNPSIDDYADSYPEYATEIRESFPVLIAMEEWKGNQEIDCLKQQSADCLKLRQLGNCQLIREMSRSRTALFFEAVQGAQRRPVAVKLMPWKSELTPRWRDRFKREAHLTFRLQHKNIISIYSTGEDQGYSYAVLQQVQGVGLNQVIACFSGAASSLTGDRDESQQNRQQIQAVTHALESDRWRVSALIALQLSNALRYAHNHGVLHNDFRPENVLVNADWDCWLTGFALPQFAEGALKQQQTLTLRNQSPDRLNGVVNEQSDLYSLGMTLYELVTGIPAFSARSSSELIERIMHSEPARPCELVKDIPTDYENIILNCVSPVGQRYQSADELSIDLVRFLNGKSVRRRLSRRPTMWGKWSRFWGKSKDSSG
- a CDS encoding ABC transporter substrate-binding protein — translated: MSDEGFKDPLDGEETVDEFPPVNVDEEETVDQFPLIDIKEIDKTVIGVDSAASKSAQQMGGPSAEKAAAWIGRKLGKYEITGLLGQGGMGVVYRAYDDTIGREVAIKLLPAELASDKNMLERFLAEARAAGRLTHPHIVSIHDIGQEGDVHYIVMELMTGGSTDDHLETIGPYSPLQATRIIADACEGLMVAHTSGLVHRDIKPGNLLQSRHGTIKVADFGLAKRVVQQSLQLTQDGQLIGTPYFMSPEQCESKPVDLRSDIYSLGATYYTLLTGDHPYEDAGSIVQIMYAHCHADLLDPRNVNAQIPDKCAAIVQKSMAKKPEDRYQSAQEMLVDLKAITANSEKYGDTTVLSQKELDRAHAKPRVSGGWRKNVFNGVVFLVTFLLLTLVPWYFWNGNQNQEAGKSVAPQVNAGPSGQGVTAEKILLGTSTAMTGANKELGNNMVMGMQACFKRVNDEGGIGGRQIELVVKDDGYEPDQALANMQHLFEEDQIFAVIGNVGTPTAKASVPYANEHQHLFFAPFTGAQALRRDPPDRYVFNLRASYADETAAMVHYFVEKQRIAPDKIAVFAQNDSFGDDGFAGVAKALEKYKIQPENILRVGYDRNTTQITDAVEQIVQNQNRVEALIIVATFKPAALMVQQIKDRKLKIQTAAVSFVGSELLAQQFKEMGAKYAEGVIVTQVVPYYLSSATGVLRYRDSLKKYYPLSKPGFVSLEGYLAAECLVEGLKKLQASGKAVTTENLIDALEQIKNLDLGIGPIINFGPSRHQASDRVWGTVLGKDARYQELELE